The following coding sequences lie in one Porphyromonas asaccharolytica DSM 20707 genomic window:
- a CDS encoding N5-glutamine methyltransferase family protein encodes MSEAMIVAGMTLSEAALAIAEALPAYYAEARERRAMSEMLLQHITQLSQTNYLLDRKVRQLSDTEAVWLRQALERLAHDEPIQYILGVAPFGSFDLTVGRGVLIPRPETAELCELILTRHAATEAPLRLLDVGCGSACIPIYIGSHRPDWQLYAMDQSEQALYYAAQNVRQTGVAVQLLRGDLFDWSLGKSLPATLPPIDLLVSNPPYIPECDKATMRPNVLEGEPQEALFVPDADPLRYYRALAALVPQIRSPHAPPTLYCETHHKLAHEIATLCERAGAISSEVLTDLTGRERFVQATFQ; translated from the coding sequence ATGAGTGAGGCTATGATAGTTGCTGGTATGACGCTGAGTGAGGCGGCTCTTGCGATAGCGGAGGCGCTGCCTGCTTACTATGCCGAGGCGCGGGAGCGTCGGGCTATGAGCGAGATGCTCCTACAGCATATCACACAGCTCAGTCAGACGAACTATCTGCTTGACCGCAAAGTTAGACAATTGTCCGACACTGAAGCCGTTTGGCTACGGCAGGCGCTCGAGCGACTGGCGCACGATGAGCCGATACAGTATATCTTAGGGGTGGCGCCCTTTGGCTCTTTTGACCTGACAGTCGGTAGGGGAGTGCTCATACCACGCCCCGAGACGGCCGAGCTGTGCGAACTGATCCTCACTCGTCACGCCGCCACGGAGGCTCCGTTGCGGCTCCTCGACGTGGGGTGTGGCTCCGCCTGCATACCTATTTATATAGGTAGTCACCGCCCCGACTGGCAGCTCTATGCGATGGATCAGTCGGAGCAAGCGCTATACTATGCCGCGCAAAACGTTCGTCAGACGGGTGTCGCTGTCCAGCTCTTGCGAGGTGACCTCTTCGATTGGAGCTTAGGAAAAAGCCTCCCCGCCACGCTCCCCCCGATAGATCTTCTGGTGAGCAATCCGCCGTACATTCCCGAATGCGACAAGGCGACGATGCGCCCCAACGTACTCGAGGGAGAGCCTCAGGAGGCGCTCTTCGTACCAGATGCCGATCCGCTCCGCTACTACCGTGCTCTTGCAGCGCTCGTGCCTCAGATCCGCTCGCCTCACGCACCACCCACACTCTACTGCGAGACGCATCACAAGCTGGCACACGAGATAGCAACACTTTGCGAGCGGGCAGGAGCCATTTCGTCAGAGGTGCTCACAGACTTGACCGGTCGAGAGCGCTTTGTACAAGCCACTTTTCAGTAA
- a CDS encoding regulatory protein RecX — translation MDTEILNKAKYYCARAERSPRNLRLFLMRREVPSDEIDEYLTLLEEGRYYDPQRYAESYARTRYRDMSQGPRKIRQALRMQEVPTEIIDAVLPEIIEEEEPNYSLAELLESKLRRTSARTPRALFDKMMRYGVGRGYQPSEVYEALQEVLQAMREEEEESESEEV, via the coding sequence ATGGACACCGAGATACTCAACAAAGCTAAGTACTACTGCGCACGCGCCGAGCGGTCGCCACGCAATCTGCGCCTTTTCCTCATGCGTCGGGAGGTGCCCTCGGACGAGATCGATGAGTACCTTACGCTCCTTGAGGAGGGTCGCTACTACGACCCACAACGCTATGCCGAGAGCTACGCCCGCACACGCTATCGCGACATGAGTCAGGGTCCTCGCAAGATACGTCAAGCGCTGCGTATGCAGGAGGTGCCAACGGAGATCATCGATGCGGTACTACCTGAGATCATCGAAGAGGAGGAGCCCAACTACTCCCTCGCTGAGCTACTCGAGAGCAAGCTGCGTCGCACCTCTGCACGGACGCCTCGCGCCCTCTTTGACAAGATGATGCGCTACGGCGTGGGGCGTGGGTACCAACCGAGCGAAGTGTACGAAGCGCTGCAGGAGGTGCTCCAAGCGATGCGGGAGGAGGAAGAAGAGTCAGAGTCAGAGGAGGTGTAA
- the ribD gene encoding bifunctional diaminohydroxyphosphoribosylaminopyrimidine deaminase/5-amino-6-(5-phosphoribosylamino)uracil reductase RibD: MKHTAPSTSPSDQIYMQRCLQLAALAQGRTSPNPMVGSVIVYKDKIIGEGYHHYAGAPHAEVMAWRSVPEELRSVIGKATWYVSLEPCAHYGKTPPCAELLAKLRPARVVIAMLDPFAKVDGRGVARLREAGIEVSIGCLEQEAIALNRHFLVAQTLGRPYVTLKWAESADHYIDRLRHDASEAPYTFSSPLRQRSVHRLRSLHDAILVGHHTAELDDPLLTNRSGSGGQPIRLLWCHSRLPRPELRMLQDASAPTILLLPPALLEQVTDGQYPPHVSCLATTGEVRDLLTLLHSQGIESLLVEGGAQVQQRFLDAGLYDEINVEHAPVELHEGVPAPHLERW, from the coding sequence ATGAAACATACAGCACCCTCAACCTCCCCATCAGACCAGATCTATATGCAGCGCTGCTTGCAACTTGCAGCCTTAGCGCAGGGACGCACCAGTCCCAATCCGATGGTAGGCTCGGTAATTGTCTACAAAGATAAGATTATTGGCGAAGGTTACCACCATTACGCCGGTGCGCCCCATGCCGAAGTGATGGCTTGGCGTAGCGTCCCCGAGGAGCTGCGTAGCGTTATCGGCAAGGCGACCTGGTACGTAAGCTTGGAGCCTTGCGCTCACTACGGTAAGACACCGCCCTGTGCAGAACTCCTTGCGAAGCTGCGACCCGCACGAGTGGTCATCGCTATGCTAGATCCCTTTGCCAAAGTAGATGGACGAGGTGTGGCACGACTTCGCGAAGCAGGCATCGAAGTCTCGATCGGTTGCTTGGAGCAAGAAGCGATAGCGCTCAACCGCCACTTCCTCGTAGCGCAGACCTTAGGGCGACCCTACGTCACGCTCAAGTGGGCCGAGAGTGCCGACCACTACATCGATCGTCTGCGTCACGATGCGAGTGAGGCGCCTTATACCTTTAGTTCGCCACTCCGCCAGCGCTCGGTGCATCGTCTGCGTTCGCTCCACGATGCTATCTTAGTGGGTCATCACACGGCCGAGCTGGACGACCCGCTGCTGACCAATCGATCGGGTAGTGGCGGTCAGCCGATCCGTCTCCTCTGGTGTCATAGCCGTCTGCCTCGTCCCGAGCTACGTATGCTGCAAGATGCCTCCGCACCAACGATCCTCTTGCTCCCGCCGGCTCTCCTAGAGCAAGTAACAGATGGGCAATACCCGCCACACGTCTCCTGTCTCGCTACGACTGGCGAAGTGCGCGACCTCCTCACGCTCCTGCATAGTCAGGGCATCGAGTCGCTCCTCGTTGAGGGAGGCGCACAGGTCCAGCAGCGTTTCCTCGATGCGGGTCTCTACGACGAGATCAACGTCGAGCATGCCCCCGTCGAGCTACACGAAGGCGTCCCCGCCCCTCACTTAGAGCGG